The sequence below is a genomic window from Nitrospinota bacterium.
ATGGTTTTTTGGCCGCCCCCTCCACCGCCTCGGCTATCCTGGGGACGAACGCCGGCGAAAGCCCCAGCGTGGCGGCGATGGTGGCGCAAAATCCCATGAACTCGCGCCGGTCGACCCCCTTTAGCGTCTTGATCTTCTCGTCCGGCTCAAGGCCGGTAAGTCCAGAACGTGTGCGGCACATATAACCCCCTCTTCCCATTAATTTTTGTCCAGCCCACCGCGTTTTTAGCGGGCGGCGGGAAATATATTTGCGGTCTTGCGGAAAAAAAACGGACTATCCGCTGGATTCCTCCTCTTTTTGACCCGGCCCTTCCGGCATTTCGGTGGACGCTTTGTCCAAAACCTCCATGGATGGGATTTTTTCATGCTCAATCCCGTAAATGTCCGCGAAATGCCCCAATTCCTTGTATGGGAACACTTTGTAACCGGCGATTATGGAGGCTATATCAGCCTCGGTGAACACGCTGTTCTTCCATATCTGGGTGTACACATGGATGACCACCAGAAACATCAGCGCGTACAAAGTAAGATGATGGATCATGCGCACGGCCTGCTGTCCGCCGAGAGCGTCTTCTGGCGAGTGGATCAGTCCAAAGCCCCATATCGCGGGGTTGGCCCCGTGGGAATACATGATGATCCCGGTTATCACCTGGATCAGGATCAGAAGCGAAATCATGAAAATACCAAGCCCGCCAAGGGGATTGACAAACCTGTAATGGGCGTGTTCGCCGCGAAGCGTCAGATAGAATATGGCCAGTTTTACGGCGGCCACGATGTTCTTCGGGGTAGGCAGGAACTGCCATATGTCCCTGTTGCATGACGGTGTGAATGCCAGGTAGAACCTGGTGAAAACGGACGCTATCATGAAACAGGCGGCAAGGAAATGGTACATCCGGACATTGGCCATGGAAAAAGCCTGCCAGGCCTCCCCCTTGCCAAAATAATATTCCGGATCCGCGATATACAATCCGGTGATGACCAGAATGACCACTGAAAGGAACAGTATCCAGTGCAGGACACACGCGAGCACAGACCTTGTCTGGACGACAAGGTATATCTCGCCTGTATCATCCCCCCGTTTCGCGGCCGTTGCCATAGAACACCCTCTTTTGGCGCACACGAAAGACCCAAGACGGGAAAAACCGTTAATGGTTCACCATTGCGGCTGTTTCCCTAAAGACGACGGCAATCAAAAAGTATCGGGCGGACGGACGCTTGATTGCTCAAGAGCCGCAAAACCGCCTGACTTCAAGATAACGCCCCTCCCTGGTCGAGGTTAACTTTTATTTACTCCTCATTAGGAAAAGTGTCAACATAAAACCTATACATGCGGGCATAATGAATCTTCAACGCGAGTTTATCCGCGGGTTCAAGCCGTATTTTGGAGCCATCTGTCATGGGGTGGAAACGATGATTTTTCACCGTTTTTTTAATTATCATCACCGGCTGGTTATACATTAGAATACGTCCAAGACGCGATGCGCTGTAAAGCTGGCTCATGCGCGGTGGCCGCGGAACTTTTCATCGTTGAACAATTAGGAGAGCTGAACATGAAAAAATGGAAATGCAAAGTGTGCGGTTATGTCCACACTGGGGCCGAGGCTCCGGACGTGTGCCCGGTATGCTACGCCGAGAAAAGCAAGTTCGAGGAAACCGCTGGCGCGGGAACGATGGACCTGGCGGCGTACCTGGAGGCCAACATAAAGGGGGAGACATGGGAAGTCACCCATTACATGGCCATGGCGCTCAAGGCGCAGACCATAGGCCTGCCGGAAGTGGCGGAGGCCATATACCGCATCGCGGGCGAGGAGGCATATCACGGGGCCAACTTCATCCAGCGCGGCAGCAAGGTGGCTGGCCTGAAGTCAAAACTTGATTCTTCCAACACCATCGCCGACGACCTTAAAAAGGACATCGAGATGATGCTGGCAGGCGAGCGTGGCGCCCACAAGGGGAAGAACGAGGCGGCCTCTTTGGCCAAGGCCGAAGGGCTCGACGAGCTTGCCGGATTCTTCAAGATCGCCGCGGAGGACGAGGCCCGTCACGCGAAGATGCTGGAAGGGCTTCTGAAAAAGTATTTCTCCTGATCCGTTATTAAATACCGGCCGCTTCGCTTTTCACGGCGGGGCGGCTTTTTTCAGGCTTATATCATGAATGACACTATTGACAGTATTTACAAGAAAATCAGGGAGCTTGAGGACCAGATCGAGGCCGCCCTGAACCGCGCCGAGCAGGAATTACATTACACCATCGAGCGCAAAAAGATACTGTTCGAAAAAGGGGTGGTCGAATTCCACAGGCGCCTGAAAAATCCCTTGATCAAGTTCATCCGGAACGCGGACGTGCTCCATATTGTCACCGCTCCGGTAATATACAGCCTGATTGTGCCATTCGCCTTTCTGGACCTGATGGCCACCATGTACCAATGGATATGCTTCCCGGTGTACGGGATTAAAAAAGTGCCAAGGGAAGATTTCATAGTGCTCGACCACCATCACCTGGCCTACCTTAACATCATCGAAAAACTTAATTGCGTGTATTGCGGCTACGCCAACGGGGTGGCCGGATATGTGCGGGAGATCGGGGCGCGCACGGAGCGCTACTGGTGCCCCATCAAGCACGCCAAACGGATACACGAGCCCCACGCCTATTATCACGACTTTGTTAAGTACGGCGACGCGGAGCAATACCGCCGCAGGCTCAGGAAGATCGAAAAGGAGCTGAACGGCAGGGAAAAGCCGGGGGGAGCGGGTTAGAGGAGCGGTTTTTCTTGATCCCGGCGCAAGTCACCGATCATCTTTTTTACTGTTTCACTCAATGGAACCAATCTGTTGGCGATTATCCAAAACACGGCCTCCGCGTCTATATCGAAATAATGATGGACTATAATGTCCCTGAATCCTATCGCACCTTTCCAGTCAATTTCCGGGTATCCCGAAAGTAACTTGCCGCCGCTTATTTTATCGGCATGTTTCAATGCCTCACCAGCGGCGGCGAACAACATGCAAACGCCGTCAAGTTTCTCCTTTCCGGATGGAGAATCGGTAAAATCACTGGCGCTGAGGATATTATCTGTGCGGCATCTTATGGTCTCAAGGGCATCATCAATTTGATCGAGGATAGAAAGCGCCAGCTCCGCGTCAAACATATACGCCGTCTTTTTCTATGCGTTTTCTAAGGTGGGGATTCATGCGCTCCCGCACCCGGACTATATCAACTCGCTTTCCAACCAGCTCTTCAATGTCCGTCCTGATATGCGCCAGCGCGAACGCGTCCGGGGTGGCGGTCTTGACGCATATGTCCACATCGCTGTCGTCCGTGGCCTCATTCCTGGCCGAGGAGCCGAACACGCCTATCTCGATAATGCCGTATTTGGCGGCGTATTTTTTTTTATAATCACGCAATAAGGCCAGAACGTCATCCCTTCCCATCGGCTCCCCCGCGTAAACTAAAATCGTGATCGCGCACGGCGATCCATGATTTCCGATACGATATAAATATAACAGAATTGCGGCGCCGCCGGATTCACTCCTGCGCCGCAACTTCCGGCCCGGGGCTGACGGACAGGGCTCCCCCTTTTTCCATCCACATGAATCCGCCGTGGGGCTGGCTTATTTTCCCTTCGTGGAACAAGAATTCGAACACCTCGTCCGCCACGTCCGCCGGGACGGCCACAGTCACAAGGTCTTTCTCGATCTGGGTTCCCTTGCGCCTCTGGCCGCTGACGCCGGCGCCCCTTGCGTGGTGGACGAATGCGGCCGTCACCCCTTTTTCCTTGATAAGCGCATCCAGCAGCGGCCTTCCCGCGCCAACCGCCACGGCGCATGTGATGATCCTGCTTTCTTTCGTCCCGCCCACGGTCCTAGCCCCGTTTGTTCCCGGCCACGCGTTCTTCGATTATCTCCGGCGGGATGTATGTGGCGGCCTTTTCCAGCGGGGTCATGTACATAAAGCCCATCCCCGGCGTGTCCAGCTTGCCGGCTATCAGCATCTTTTCGAATACCCTGTCCGCCTGGTCCCGGGACACGGCTATGGTGATCACTTCCTTTTCCGCGTCCACCGCCACGCCCAGAAGCCCCAGCCGCTCCCTGATCCCATACCCGCGCGCGTAGAACACCGTGGAACCCTGCGCCCCCCCCTTGAGCGCGGCGTTCACCACTTCGTCGGCCATGCCGCGCTGCACCACGCACGTGATCAGCGCCACGTCCGTGAGCACGATCATCCGTTTTTCCTCTTCCTTTTTTCCGCTGATCACCCCTGGTGGCTCCTCTTGATCTTCCATTGTATCCATATCCCCGTGGCCAGCACGAAGATTATCGGCGCCAGCGACGCGATGGTCAATATCCCGAATCCGTCCGCCGCGTGCGCCGCCTGTGCGAACCCCAGCCCGATGGCCAGGATCAGCGGCACGGTGACCGGGCCGGTGGTCACCGCCGCGCTGTCCCACGCCACGTTTACGAACTCCTCCGTGGACATGGCCGTCAGGACAAGGGCAAGAATATAGCCGGGTATGAGTATATAGGCCAGTGGTATGTCCATTATTATCTTCAGCAATCCCAGCGCGGCGCCCGATCCACCGCCCAGGGAGACCGCGGAGATGAGGAATTTCTTGGTGTATGCGCCGTTTGTCAGGTTCTGCACCGTCTCCCCCATGGCGGCCAGCGCCGGTTCGGCGAAGGTTGCCCCAAAGCCAAGGCACCCGGCGAAAAGCACGGCAACCGCCACGCCAACGGCATATGGGAACAGCGGCGATTCGGGCGAAGCTTCCACCCTGGCGAAAGCCGCCGGGGCCAGCCCGCCGGTCTGCGCGCCGATCTTGGAAAGGCCGTATGAAAGCCCGATGTTGAAAAGGATCATCCCCGCCGCCGCGATGACCACCCCATATGCGATCACGTCCGGCTTTTTGATCCGCTCACGCAACAACACAACGAGGATGAAAATCAAAAGCAGCACCAGCGGGATCACCGCCTGGAGGCCGGTGATTATCTCGACGCTCGGCGATGTCTCGCTCCACTTGGGCTCCGCCGCCAATTCTCCCGCTTTGGACGCGGCTTCACTTAGCATAACGTCCACCGGAGTGCGTGACGCTATATAAATGGCCAGGGACGACACCCCGATGACCGGGTACAGCGAAGCGAGCGTCACGATGCCAAAACCTGCAAGGGGCGCGTCCCCCCTCCCGGCCGAAGAGGCGATGCCGATCCCCAGCGCCAGCACGATGGGCACCGTAACCGGGCCGGTGGTTATCGCGCCGCAATCCCAGGCGAAACCAAGCACCCCGGCAAAGCGTGGGTCCCACACAAGATACCCGGCCAGGGAGAGGGCCAACGTCAACGTCACGTAGATAAGTGGTTTCAGGCTCCATCCGTAAACGAACCTGGCCGAGCCGAGCACAGCGGAGAAACCGACCCCCGCGCCGATAAGCCACACCATCACCCCCTGCCATCCGTTGAGAAGGGCGTAAAGGTATGGGGCATTCTCCGCCTTGACGAAGCTTCCGGCGATTTTCAGGGCGCCGATGGCCGGTTCGGCGAAAGTGACGCTTATGCCGAGAATGAACGTCACGGCAAGCAGCCCCGGCAGGGGGAACTTGGATGGAAGCGCGTCCCCGATGTTCTCCCCGATTGGCATGAGCGCCGTGCGTATCCCTTCCATGAACATCATCAGGCCCGCCATCACCGCGAAGAATCCTGCGGCTATGGTCCACGGGTCAGCCACCCCAGCCCGCAACACCATTATCTGGAACAGCGCCAGGTACACGGCCAGCGGCGTGACGGTTCTGAACTGATCCTTGAACCTCACGCCGACATATGGCCGGAGGATATGGAAAATGTTTTTAAGCGACGGGCGGAGCATCTTGGGCTCGTACGGGATTTCGGCTCCGCGCTCGTCAAACTTGGGTTTCGGGGTAAGGTCGTTGTAGCTTACCCGAAGGTGGCGGACGGAGGCTCTCCCGACGAAATCGCCGTACCGGATGGATTTTAGCTTATCGGTCATTTATCCCCTGAACAACCAATTTTAAAACGCTTTATTATAGACAAAATCGGAAAGGGAAGAAGGGGAATATATTGTTTTGGGGTAGGGGCAGGTTTCAAACCTGCCCTGCATGGACGTGATGATGTATCATAAGCGTGTCATATGCGCTCGCAAGGAGAAAAAAGTGAAATCGGGAAAAAAGAAAAAATACAAACTCGCCAAACTTCTTTTCCGAATTACGAAATGTAATATGCATCGCGAAATTGACTTTGGCGGCCCTTTGGGCAATGAAGAGTGGTGAAACTGTTATTCAAAGTCCATCTGGTAGCTTATCACCCCCTCGGTAAGGTGGCTTTTCATCTTCATTCCGCTTCCGTTGAAAACGTTCTGCATCGCCCTGTTCTCCTTTAACACCTCGGCGGTGAAACCCTTGATGCCGTTGCGCCGCGCGATGCCGGTGAGGTAACGCAGCATGAACTTGCCGATCCCCTTGTTCTGCCAGTCGTCCCGCACGATGAAGGCCGCCTCGGCCCGGTTGGTCTTCGGTTCCAGGTAATAGCGCCCGATGGCGATGATCTGCTCCCCCCCCGCCTCCGGCACCGCCCCCACTATCGCCACGTCGTGCCGATGGTCTATGTACACGAAGCTTTGCGACTGTTTGTGGGGGATGCGCTTCATGTGGGTCATGTAGCGGTAGTAGATCGTCTCCTGCGAAAGGGCGTAAAACATCTCCTTTGTCAGCGGCTCGTCCGTCGGGCGGATGGAGCGGAAGTTTATCTGGGCGCCGCTGTCCAGAAGAAGTGTGGTGCTAAGGTCGTCGGGCGCCACGAGGACGTTTCCGTTCACGTCCGCCATGTCCGGCCGCACGTACTTAAGCTCGATGGCCTCTTTCAAAAGCTGCGCCCGGTAGTCCGGATGGGCCACGCATATGAGCGCCATGGCGCGCTCCTGTATGCTTTTGCCGTGCAGGTACGCCACGCCATACTCGGTGACAACGTAATGAACCCCGCCCCGGGATGTCACCACCCCCGCCCCGGGCGAAAGCTGGCTTTTTACCCGTGATATGGTCTCGTTTTTCGCCGTGGAAGGCAGCGCGATGATGGCCTTGCCGCCGTGGGAACGGGCCGCGCCCCGGTTAAAGTCCACCTGCCCGCCGATACCCGAATAAAAATGGGAGCCTATGGAGTCCGCGCACACCTGCCCCGTCAGGTCCA
It includes:
- a CDS encoding NADH peroxidase; this encodes MKKWKCKVCGYVHTGAEAPDVCPVCYAEKSKFEETAGAGTMDLAAYLEANIKGETWEVTHYMAMALKAQTIGLPEVAEAIYRIAGEEAYHGANFIQRGSKVAGLKSKLDSSNTIADDLKKDIEMMLAGERGAHKGKNEAASLAKAEGLDELAGFFKIAAEDEARHAKMLEGLLKKYFS
- a CDS encoding nucleotidyltransferase domain-containing protein: MGRDDVLALLRDYKKKYAAKYGIIEIGVFGSSARNEATDDSDVDICVKTATPDAFALAHIRTDIEELVGKRVDIVRVRERMNPHLRKRIEKDGVYV
- a CDS encoding DUF86 domain-containing protein, which produces MFDAELALSILDQIDDALETIRCRTDNILSASDFTDSPSGKEKLDGVCMLFAAAGEALKHADKISGGKLLSGYPEIDWKGAIGFRDIIVHHYFDIDAEAVFWIIANRLVPLSETVKKMIGDLRRDQEKPLL
- a CDS encoding DUF1538 domain-containing protein, encoding MTDKLKSIRYGDFVGRASVRHLRVSYNDLTPKPKFDERGAEIPYEPKMLRPSLKNIFHILRPYVGVRFKDQFRTVTPLAVYLALFQIMVLRAGVADPWTIAAGFFAVMAGLMMFMEGIRTALMPIGENIGDALPSKFPLPGLLAVTFILGISVTFAEPAIGALKIAGSFVKAENAPYLYALLNGWQGVMVWLIGAGVGFSAVLGSARFVYGWSLKPLIYVTLTLALSLAGYLVWDPRFAGVLGFAWDCGAITTGPVTVPIVLALGIGIASSAGRGDAPLAGFGIVTLASLYPVIGVSSLAIYIASRTPVDVMLSEAASKAGELAAEPKWSETSPSVEIITGLQAVIPLVLLLIFILVVLLRERIKKPDVIAYGVVIAAAGMILFNIGLSYGLSKIGAQTGGLAPAAFARVEASPESPLFPYAVGVAVAVLFAGCLGFGATFAEPALAAMGETVQNLTNGAYTKKFLISAVSLGGGSGAALGLLKIIMDIPLAYILIPGYILALVLTAMSTEEFVNVAWDSAAVTTGPVTVPLILAIGLGFAQAAHAADGFGILTIASLAPIIFVLATGIWIQWKIKRSHQG
- a CDS encoding P-II family nitrogen regulator, which translates into the protein MEDQEEPPGVISGKKEEEKRMIVLTDVALITCVVQRGMADEVVNAALKGGAQGSTVFYARGYGIRERLGLLGVAVDAEKEVITIAVSRDQADRVFEKMLIAGKLDTPGMGFMYMTPLEKAATYIPPEIIEERVAGNKRG
- the cybH gene encoding Ni/Fe-hydrogenase, b-type cytochrome subunit, whose product is MATAAKRGDDTGEIYLVVQTRSVLACVLHWILFLSVVILVITGLYIADPEYYFGKGEAWQAFSMANVRMYHFLAACFMIASVFTRFYLAFTPSCNRDIWQFLPTPKNIVAAVKLAIFYLTLRGEHAHYRFVNPLGGLGIFMISLLILIQVITGIIMYSHGANPAIWGFGLIHSPEDALGGQQAVRMIHHLTLYALMFLVVIHVYTQIWKNSVFTEADIASIIAGYKVFPYKELGHFADIYGIEHEKIPSMEVLDKASTEMPEGPGQKEEESSG